In one Notolabrus celidotus isolate fNotCel1 chromosome 1, fNotCel1.pri, whole genome shotgun sequence genomic region, the following are encoded:
- the LOC117811105 gene encoding macro domain-containing protein LA_4133-like: MKRRGLYVTRLSKAFVFKSHKAKEKRTSKSQSRASETKDTTLDEDTQAIIADVPVLSQTQEDDGAADTMTNCKRLSTQLCNNVTMSVWKADLTDFKVDAVVNAANSKLGHHGGLAKALCDAGGPDIQAESNKYILEKGQLPTGQAHVTTAGKLRCNSIIHVVGPCLQRNPTPEMIRMAKPLLKKAVVNLLKIAEQHNLCSVAIPAISSGIFNFPLPLCADVIVTTIKQYCKQKKANSPPFKLHLVNNDNKTVREMERACKKILSCHEDKDMPPTAKVHLQVKSN; this comes from the exons ATGAAGCGAAGAGGACTTTATGTGACCCGGCTTTCAAAGGCATTTGTGTTCAAGAGCCACAAAGCAAAG GAAAAACGCACATCAAAGTCTCAATCAAGAGCATCTGAGACCAAAGACACAACCCTGGATGAGGACACTCAGGCCATAATTGCAGATGTCCCAGTCCTTTCTCAGACACAG GAGGATGATGGAGCAGCGGACACAATGACCAACTGCAAGAGACTGTCAACACAGCTTTGCAACAACGTCACAATGTCAGTTTGgaaagctgacttgactgactttaAAGTTGATGCAGTTGTGAATGCTGCCAATTCCAAACTGGGACACCATGGAGGACTTGCAAAGGCATTGTGTGATGCTGGTGGACCAGACATCCAGGCTGAgagcaataaatacattttggaaAAGGGACAATTACCAACAGGACAAGCTCATGTCACAACAGCAGGGAAACTGCGGTGTAATAGCATAATTCATGTGGTGGGACCTTGTCTACAGAGGAATCCCACACCAGAAATGATCAGAATGGCAAAACCCCTTTTGAAGAAGGCTGTAGTGAATCTACTTAAAATCGCAGAACAGCATAACCTGTGTTCTGTTGCCATTCCAGCAATAAGTTCTGGAATTTTCAACTTTCCACTGCCGTTATGTGCGGACGTGAtagtaacaacaataaaacagtacTGCAAACAGAAAAAGGCAAACTCTCCACCGTTTAAACTTCACCTTgtcaacaatgacaataaaacagTGAGGGAAATGGAAAGAGCGTGTAAGAAGATACTTTCTTGTCATGAGGACAAGGATATGCCACCAACAGCCAAAGTCCACCTACAGGTGAAATCAAACTAA
- the LOC117821954 gene encoding uncharacterized protein LOC117821954 — protein MHANFTNSKPEVIAAYYIGAVSEHGGCPKIIRSDLGTENVHVNRLQNFLREDDNGTTHGPCVLQGRSTANQRIESWWGQYRRQNADYWRDLFQEFQSVGDFNGDIVDKGLIQFCFLDVIQKELDTVVRMWNRHRIRPGGNGRDLYHGKPFLMFHMPQLYQAQDHLQPVDYDRLNVILEEDVCLWKTDIVCDPDLHELCVLIMEEHNLEAGHNAAEATRLYRQLRPLIRALLSESAESLPGYITVSQQS, from the exons ATGCACGCAAATTTCACTAACAGCAAACCGGAAGTTATTGCAGCTTATTACATTGGTGCTGTTAGTGAACATGGGGGTTGTCCAAAAATAATCAGATCTGATCTTGGTACAGAGAATGTACACGTCAACAGATTGCAGAACTTTTTGCGTGAAGATGACAATGGCACAACTCATGGACCATGTGTGCTTCAAGGAAGAAGTACTGCAAATCAAAGAATTGAAAGCTGGTGGGGACAGTATCGGAGACAGAATGCAGACTACTGGAGAGATTTGTTCCAGGAGTTCCAGTCAGTTGGCGACTTCAATGGCGATATAGTCGACAAAGGTCTTATCCAGTTCTGCTTTCTTGATGTCATACAG aagGAGCTAGACACTGTGGTGAGAATGTGGAACAGACATCGGATCCGGCCTGGAGGCAATGGACGTGATTTGTATCATGGAAAACCGTTCCTCATGTTTCATATGCCACAGCTTTACCAAGCACAGGACCACCTCCAGCCAGTGGACTATGACAGACTTAACGTCATCCTAGAAGAGGATGTTTGCCTTTGGAAAACTGACATTGTCTGTGATCCAGACCTTCATGAGCTCTGTGTCTTGATCATGGAAGAACATAACCTTGAGGCTGGCCATAATGCTGCTGAGGCAACCAGACTCTACAGACAGCTGAGGCCCTTGATAAGAGCACTTTTGTCTGAGTCAGCGGAATCTTTGCCTGGCTATATAACTGTCTCACAGCAGTCTTAG